GTTTGCGTCTATttcgattgaatgattgaatttcAACTCGTTTCAGTGTGGtttcacaaaattacaaaaaaatacgTCGATTGGTCATACatgctatctctctctctcgctctctgTTCCTACTACCTTTCGCTTTCGGCTCCTCGTATTCAGTCGAATTTTATATACTTTATTTTATATGTCTCTCTATCTCTTCCATTCATTCATACAGAATCTAgccaatgaaaaaaaagaacacaatCATGGATTACCAGCGGTTTGAAAGCATCCTAGCAGCAAGCCCACTTCCACGGCCGTCCTCTTCCGCTGGTCGGGTTCATCCAGTGGACCCCGACCGAACGCCACAGGATAGTGACGATAATGAGTATGACCAACCGCATCAGCCACCGCCGTTCCGCCGCAGCCACTCGATGCGATCATCCTTCACCTCACTGCGAAGTCTGAAAACACGCCTCAAGCACCCAACGGCAGCTGCAAAATACGGACCACTATCGTCACCGGGGCGTGAATGTTCCCACCAGCACCAGCCACAACACCAGCAGcagcaccagcaccagcacacaTTCACAACGGCTGCGGCAGCAGCAGCTAAAGCCAACCTGAAAACCAAACTGCTAAAACTACGGGAAACTTATGCCGAGTTCAAACGGTtgcaatcatcatcatcatcatcctccAGTGACAGTGCCAAAGCGCACACCAAGTTCGATACGGAGTGCTGGGTTAACTTTAAAATACCGGACTCCATTCCACCGAAGGCGGCAGCACTTCTGTTGGAAGGACCGGCCCGGCGAAAAGTCCAACGGTCCCAATCTTTACGGCCGTCGGAGCGAACCAATCTCGAGCCCAAATATGCGACCACGATAGGAGGACGAACCACAGAAGCCACGGCAACAACTTGCCAAAGCGGGAAACTGACAGTACGAAAAGTCAGCCTACAATCGGAAGCGATGCCTACGATCCCGAAGCCTTCCGACGGTACCCAACATAATCTAACCATCGCAAGGACGGCAACCATCAGGAAAAGCTCGGTGTGGGCCAACAGCAGCAGTAGCAATAAGGAACTGtttgtatttgatttttttttatgggacctttcTACGAAAGAAAGAAAACCCGTTTCCCGCTGTAGCTAGCGGAGAAAGGAAACATCCGAGCCGCCgttcctttttttgttttttgctgtCCTTCTACTTCCACTTATGAGAGATTGCCGGGGCCAAACCAAACAAAcataataaattattcatcatCCGTAGTGCGAGCCGATAATTCCCACTCGAAACATTCATCAGAGCCACTTCACCGGTCACCAAGTGGAAATCGTCAAGTCAATGGCTTAGCATCGTCCGATTGAGAACATAATAAATCTCAATTCCCAATCATCCGTCAAACGGCCATCGACACCGGCGGCGCACTGTGGGCCCAAAACTGTTTTGACATTTTGTCTTTTAAAGGGCTTGGGTTTTTTCCAAGACTAAAATTGAATTCCTAATTTTACTTTTAACGTCTCTCGGATATTTTGATCCCCAGACAGAAATACTGCACAAGTCACGGAATGCACCCCGGATCACTTAATCACTTTGATGTAGTCATTTTTCCACTCAAAGCCCACAGTCAGTCGCTGCGTTATTTTTTGGTTGGCTGTCCTGTGGTAGGGTTACCAACTTTTCTAGTTGCTGTATTCTTGTCAGGATATCGTAACGAATAAAGGCTTGTTTGCAACGAAGCCTGGACAGataaaatttggaataaaacaaaaacattagTCATCATAAAACTAATTACAGGCTATTAAATTAagctgcatgaagaaactatGACCTTTTTTACCAGCTGTTAATGTATATGCAGCTTTCTCTGTAACCGATTAAGCTGCTTTTGTCCAAGACTCGCGACATTTTTCTACAGTTGTAGTTAGGTTAGGTGGTATCGCCTTTTACGGTACAGCTtggactccattcgctttatatCGTTATCGAACATCTTtgacgtagtgacaagatgccaaatcaggccaGAATAGCGAGGGTGCGTTATGGATGCATTGGAATTGTAACAATCGTTCATTTAGGCATTCTTCAaggtatatttccttgtttatcGTTTCGTTAGAgatgaagctttggcttgctcgaccacagctgcatattacttgcaaaactaaatatttttgggaaacTTCGCCTCTTCGTCCTAAACTTCTttccgttgcatggcagtatGGAAGCGGGAAGCTGCCCAATGTCTTAGAGAACGTAAGTTTCACCGTCCATTATTACGTaggaaaacttcgtcaaatatttGCGATACAACTTGTGGGCCCGGTTGTCAGTTTGtcattacggttcggtacagttGCAACTTTGTCCGACTTTATACCTTGCCGGTACAAAGTTAGAGAAAAAGTTGCTTgaaaaaaatgcacaaaaaactacttgaaaaactgctcaaaataactttaaaaatatcaacaaactgCTCGCAAAGCTTCTCGAAATAACTGCTCAAAGAACTtgctcgaaaaaactactcgaaaaaagtgcgaaaaaactgttcgaaaattaCTCAAATAGTTTGATCGAGAAAAATGCTAAAAAACTGTTCTAAAATACTGATAAAAaactaattgaaaatattactcgaataaactgctaaaaaaaatgctccagaaactgcttgaagaaactgctcaaaaacatGCTCACAAAAACTGCACGttgatttttctggaaaaaaaatttctggaaaaaaattggAACTTCACAAAAACTGCACGGAAAACCTGCTTGACAAATCTGTTCAAACTTTctcaaaaaaactgcttgaaaaattcTCGTGcaaacttatggcgtttttcattgaaaaacactggtggcgtggattgctctggctttgcactttcgagcagaaatcgcaatgaaacaccgtcaaaatgttgcatttctgctcgaaagtgcaaaatcagagcaatccacgccaccagtgtttttcaatgaaaaacggcatcagAGAAAGAGTTGCTGGGAAAAACTAGTTAAAAATTACttgaaataacttttttaaatataatgGCTCGGAAAACTATATAATATTACTGTccgaaaaaactgcttgaaaaaactgctcgaaaaaatcaCTCGAGAACAATCACTTGACAAAACTGTTCGAGAAATTCtcaaaaaattgcttgaaaatacgattgaaaaaaatgctaaaaatctgCTCGACCTTCTCAaactttctcaaaaaaaaaacttctcgaaaaattgTTGCTTAAAAGAGAAAAACTGCTTAAATACTAatttaaaaaactgttttaatgaaTGGTTCGGAAAACTATATGATATAACTGTCCGAAAAAACTGTTCTTAAAAAACTACTCGAGAAAATTGCTTgacaaaactgctcgaa
This genomic window from Malaya genurostris strain Urasoe2022 chromosome 1, Malgen_1.1, whole genome shotgun sequence contains:
- the LOC131434893 gene encoding uncharacterized protein LOC131434893, with the protein product MKKKNTIMDYQRFESILAASPLPRPSSSAGRVHPVDPDRTPQDSDDNEYDQPHQPPPFRRSHSMRSSFTSLRSLKTRLKHPTAAAKYGPLSSPGRECSHQHQPQHQQQHQHQHTFTTAAAAAAKANLKTKLLKLRETYAEFKRLQSSSSSSSSDSAKAHTKFDTECWVNFKIPDSIPPKAAALLLEGPARRKVQRSQSLRPSERTNLEPKYATTIGGRTTEATATTCQSGKLTVRKVSLQSEAMPTIPKPSDGTQHNLTIARTATIRKSSVWANSSSSNKELFVFDFFLWDLSTKERKPVSRCS